GGATTCATATAGgcctagggctctattcaatctgtatcgctgaAGCGAATGCAGTCTCCGCCACTATGGGAACATCGTCTTTAATTGTCAATCACGCAATAACGCTGAACCTCCGTGATACGCCTTTAATAGAGCCCCTGGTGCTCCTTAGTACTGTCTGGTGCTTCTAACCTTGGGAGCATCAGTGCTACCAATATAGAGCCATGGCAACAATCACAGCACTGGGGAACAGAGGGGTGTCTATGTCCAGACATGTAGAATACTATGACGATGGCGAATGTGTGGTGAGATACCCTCCTCTTCCATAGAGATGTAGTACCTGACAGAGATGACTTTATCGACAAATGTCTTAGCCAGCTGGAAGGTGTGGGTCCCCATTGAGTGCTCAAATAGGTCTGGGGATAGAGAGTGGGTTATAGGCGTTGAGTTCAGTGAGTACAGCGCCATGACAATCTATTTAAGAAAAAGGAAGAAAACGTACAGAGAGAAAAACATATCACCGGGGGTAGATTTATGGGTTCAGATAGCCTACAGAGGTACAAGTGCACAGTACCTCCATAAAGCTTCTTGTTTGGGGTGCTGTATAGTTCTCTAGTCACCGGGCTGCCTGTTTTGAGGGACTGTAGTAGCAACGGGAATCCTTCTGGTTCAACTCCCTGTCAAAGAGAACAATGGTACATAAATCCCAATATTATTTTGTCGATTTAGTGGACATTCAGCGCTATGCTAAGTATGATGGGGATCCATATGTTTGCAACTTACTCACTACGACAATAGTACACTAAACAAATATTCAGAGTTAGGAAACACTTACTATGACAGTGATGCGCGAGTTGAGGTGTTTGATGGCGGCTGCTGTGCCAACCAGTAGACTACACTGCCCACCAGCTGGCACAATGACTGCATCTAGTTTGGGCACCTGCTCATAGATCTCCATGCCTACTGTGCCCAGTCCTGCCAAGTACACAGCACTATCATCCctgagcgagagatagagagagaaacacagtatTACCATGTGCCCATGTGTTAGTGTCACATTGCCATCAGTGCATGTTATAAAACAAAGGAGAGCTATGGGAATGGCTCCCAGGGTGACTTACTCTTCCAGGTAAAGGTATCCGTTCTCCTTGGCCAGGTGGCGGGCGTGTTTCAGGGAGTCCCTGGCCGTGCTGCCGTAGGAGATTACCATGGCGCCGTAGTCACGGTACATCCTGAGGTGGGGCTGGGCACAGCTGGCTGGCATGATGACAAACACTGGGATCCTCAACTCCACTGCATGGTGGGCCACGGCCATGGAGAAGCTACAGTCTGTAGCCACAATCACCCCCTTCTTCTGCTGCTCCTGTGGAGGGGGATGGGATTAGTAATTAGTaatgaacctcggcaagacggagctgctcttcctcccggggaaggactgcccattccatgatctcgccatcacggttgacaactccattgtgtcctcctcccagagcgctaagaaccttggcgtgatcctggacaacaccctgtcgttctcaactaacatcaaggcggtggcccgttcttgtaggttcatgctctacaacatccgcagagtacgaccctgcctcacacaggaagcagcgcaggtcctaatccaggcacttgtcatctcccgtctggattactgcaactcgctgttggctgggctccctgcctgtgccattaaacccctacaactcatccagaacgccgcagcccgtctggtgttcaaccttcccaagttctctcacgtcaccccgctcctccgctctctccactggcttccagttgaagctcgcatccgctacaagaccatggtgcttgcctacggagctgtgaggggaacggcacctcagtacctccaggctctgatcaggccctacacccaaacaagggcactgcgttcatccacctctggcctgctcgcctccctaccactgaggaagtacagttcctgcgcagcccagtcaaaactgttcgctgctctggccccccaatggtggaacaaactccctcacgacgccaggacagcggagtcaatcaccaccttccggagacacctgaaaccccacctctttcaggaatacctaggataggataaagtaatccttctcaccccccttaaaatatttagatgcactattgtaaagtggctgttccactggatgtcttaaggtgaacgcaccaatttgtaagtcgctctggataagagcgtctgctaaatgacttaaatgtaaatgtaaatgtaattagtaTTTGTTAAGCTTGTTAGCTACTTGTTAGCTACTTGTTAGCTTGGACTTTTCCCCAGCCGGAATGCATTGAGAGATGCATTGTGGTGCATACCTGGCTGAGGGAGGTGAGCATGTAGAGAACGCCTCTTTCCTTCACTGAGCCTGTGTAGTGGAGGTGTTCCTTCTTCAGGAAGATCTCCATGCCGTACTGTTTGGACAGTCTGGAGTACTGGGAACACAAACAAGCACGATGCGAGTCAGCTTCCGCATATGAAGCAGGGTTCATCATCTACAGTTATTACTCTTCGGGGAAAAAAGGTACTACTTAGAAGAAACGGAGGGTTCTTCACCTGTCCCTCATCCAAGAATCCTTTAAGAACCCTTTGGTGAAAAGGCTTTAACTGGacacaaaagggttctcctacagACGAGGGACATCCAAAGAACCCTTTATGGTTCTAGCTGGTACATTTTTTTGTGAGAGTGTATAGAAGGCTCTGAACATACCATGCAGGGGGTCTTCTGCATCCTCATCTGGATTTTGAAGGCTGCAGCACTGATGTCATCGAAGCGGAGGTATTCAGGCTTGGGTTGTGTGATTGCTTTgctctcgctgcctctcttcTTGTTAGTCTTGGGCGGGTCCATCAGCTGGATCTCAGGTGCCCCCACCACCTTGGTCTCCTTGGTCTTGACTTCCCCATTGAGGCACTCCTCCTCCTCAATACCAAAATCCTTCAGGCGCTCTGGGTGGATGAGGGTGGGCCGCACGCCCGCAACCCCGTTACAAACGGGGCCGTCCTTGTTGCAGGTAGTCTTGGAAGAGGTGGAGCAGCCCTGTTTAGTTGACCCAAGACGCTGCGCCTCGCTGGGGGAGAAAGGAAGATCAACAGGGCTTGGAATTACTCTCTCTGGTTGGGTGTCTGTAATGATGGATACAGCTCTTACCGTTATACACATGTATTTCAGGTCAAAGGTCTCAGCAATGGACTAGAGTGatgagagggagcaggaggagagaaTTGCTAATAGGCTGGGTGGAGTTTTCAGGAGTAAGATTTGACCATGTGTGTGAACAAGTGGGGAATAGATTAGCCACTGCTTTACAAAGTCTGGGAGTGATTGCAGTAACCTTGTGCTCTGTACAATAGGAGATAATCCACAGAGATCTTCCCATGTCCAGGTACAACTGGCTGTCCCTGATGACAACGGAAATAGCTGTAGGTTTTAACCtattaaccacacacacacacggctcttATGTTGTTGTCTGTTTGGATGGTACAGAGGGGAAGGGAATGGTTTAATTTATCATGTTCTCAGAGTTTCACCTCTGCTTGATTTATTTGATCTCTGATTAAACAATGACTCATTTGAATCATTTCAATGCAGTCTTTTAGGGGCATGCAGTGATTAAACGTAACATGCTTTGAATAAAGTTACATGAGAGAGACGCTTATTATCAGTGATAGTTTGACTAAATCCTGTAACTCAATAACAACTTGGTAGAGCATTTAGTTGGATTGTTGTTAAACCTAGTACTTAATGTCCAAATATTTCCATTATTGTCAATAGGATTGATAATATAGTTAATTCAACCTTTGCATTATTGTGGTAATTAGGATAcatagttacagttgaagtcggaagtttacatacacctttttcacaattcctgacatttaatccaagtacacattttctgtcttaggtcagttaggattaccacttgattttaaaaatgtgaaatgtcagaataatagtagagagaatgatttatttcagcttttatttatttaatcactttcccagtgggtcagaagtttacatacactcaattagtatttggtagcattgcctttaaattgtttaaaaacatttcgggtagtcttccacaagtttcccacaataaattgggtgaattttggcccattcctcctgacagagctggtgtaactgagtcaggtttgtaggcctccttgctcgcacacgctttttcaattctggccacaaattttctataggattgaggtcagggctttgtgatggccactcccaatatcttgcctttgttgtccttaagccattttgccacaactttggaagtatgcttggggtcattgtccattcagaagacccatttgcgaccaagcttaaacttcctgactgatgtcttgagatgttgcatcaatatatccacatcattttccgtcctcatgatgccatctattttgtgaagtgcaccagtccctcctgcagcaaagcacccccacaacatgatgctgccacccccgtgcttcatggttgggatggtgttcttcggcttgcaagcctcccctttttcctccaaacataacgatggccattatagccaaacagttctatttttgtttcatcagactagaggacatttctccaaaaagtacgatctttgtccccatgtgcagttgcaaactgatttgatttttcgcaccaaagtacgttcatctctaggagacagaacgagtctccttcctgagcggtatgatggcagcatggtcccatggtgtttatacttgcatactattgtttgtacagatgaacgtggtaccttcaggcatttggaaattgctgccaaaggatgaacctgacttgtggaggtctacaattatttttctgaggtcttggctgatttcttttgattttccaatgatgtcaagcaaagaggctctgcgtttgaaggtaggccttgaaatacaatcataggtacacctccaattgactcaaatgatgtcaattagcctgtcagaagcttctaaagccatgacatcattttctggaattttccaagctgtttaaaggcacagtcaaattagtgtatgtaaacttctgacccactggaattgtgatacagtgaattataagtgaaataatctgtctgtaaacaattgttggaaaaatgacttgtgtcatgcacaaagtagctgtcctaaccgacttgcaaaaactatagtttgttaacaagacatttgtggagtggttgaaaaacaagttttaatgactccaacctaagtgtatgtaaacttccgacttcaactgtatattatcagcAATCAGGTCATTCAGAATTAAGGCTCTATTTATAAAGACATACAGGGATTAGATAAGACCGGGGATTAGATTCACCTAACATTGCCTTATAAACATTCATAGCAACTACATGTAGTATTCATTAAATTGAATTTAAATAACATAATGCATTCATATACATGCTATTGTATGATATATTATGTTTTGGGGAGACTCCTTTTCAAAAGTCACTTAGTTTTGCTCACATTATATGCACTAGTGAAATGGATAGACTGTATGTCATGATTCAAACCAGCTGTTAAAATATAACTTCACTTTAAGTTTCCATTGTGtatacaccacaggaggttggtggcaccttaattggggaggacgggctcgtggtaatggctggaccgGAATAGTATCAAATatctcaaacacatggtttccatgtgtttgatgccattccatttaatccgttccagacattattatgacccgtcctcccatcagcagcctccactggtatacaCATGGGCAGAATTTCCATGAGCTAAGTCATAGCAACGACGTCAAGATACAAACAGCACTAGCACATAAAACCACCAGGTGGAGTTACTCTGTTGACATTCTATTTCCCTAATATCCAATGTATTTggctctgtttcctgtttcacaACCAGTCGTTCTATTAATATCGTCTACTCAGCCATAAGAGCTGCTTTACCCTTTCACCCCATTCCCCAGTTAACCCTCTGACACTAATGTCCATCTACACCATTTGCCTCTTTAATCCTTCACACTTTCTCTCAGTAATGCCACCTCTCCGTCTCCTTTCTACTGTCTCGGAATGTGGAAGACCCCAAGcttctctctgtctttcgctctctcctttatcgctctctttctctctatctttagGTCCTTCCCTGTGTCCAGTCTGTTTACctggggaggaagaagaggatgaagGATAGAACCAGGCGGAGGAGGAGGCATATCAGAACGTGGAAGGCTGGCAAGAGAAATCTGTTCCCCGGGTCTGGAGAGGGTATCACAGGGGCAGGGACATGGCTAAGGGGGGCCTTGGCTACTACTGTGGACCTGGGGAGAGCAAGGGAagctggaggtggtggaggtgctGTTTCAGGTGGAGGAGGACAACAGGGATTGGAGATGGCGTTAGATTTGGGGACAGGAAGGGGTTTACTGGTGGCTCTAGAGGACTTGGTAGATATCCTTGCACGAGGAGAAGGAAGATGGTGGAGACTGGAGGTTGTGGCTGGTGTAGTTAGTTGACcttggggagagagaagaggtgcagAACAAGGATgaaggagaacaggaagaggtgCAACACGAGGTGCAGAAGGAGCCACAGCAGGAGTCACTACAGGAGAAGCGGCAGTGAGAGTATTTGGTTCCTTAGGGTGTTGGGGGGGTACGTCTACAGCCAGGGATCGGGTGGGAAATCCCTCTGTGTCTAATGGGGTACAGTGGATGGGTGATGAATCTGTAGAGTCCCACCTCTGCCAGAAGGGGTCATTCTCATCACTATCGCTGAATCCCACTCTGTTAGGCGATCCATCTCTGATATAGTTGGCGTAGATGAACTGGGCAGCAAAGTTCATCCTGGACCACCTTTTCAGCTATAGTCCCAGGATCCACTCTGGATAAGTCCCGAAAagtcctctccctgctcctcctgtGTTGCGCGTCCAGGAGTGTGTGGGACAGTGTGTCGGCTCAGAGCGCTCCCACTGTGTTAA
The Oncorhynchus nerka isolate Pitt River linkage group LG28, Oner_Uvic_2.0, whole genome shotgun sequence genome window above contains:
- the LOC115113338 gene encoding L-threonine ammonia-lyase-like isoform X1, whose product is MNFAAQFIYANYIRDGSPNRVGFSDSDENDPFWQRWDSTDSSPIHCTPLDTEGFPTRSLAVDVPPQHPKEPNTLTAASPVVTPAVAPSAPRVAPLPVLLHPCSAPLLSPQGQLTTPATTSSLHHLPSPRARISTKSSRATSKPLPVPKSNAISNPCCPPPPETAPPPPPASLALPRSTVVAKAPLSHVPAPVIPSPDPGNRFLLPAFHVLICLLLRLVLSFILFFLPSEAQRLGSTKQGCSTSSKTTCNKDGPVCNGVAGVRPTLIHPERLKDFGIEEEECLNGEVKTKETKVVGAPEIQLMDPPKTNKKRGSESKAITQPKPEYLRFDDISAAAFKIQMRMQKTPCMYSRLSKQYGMEIFLKKEHLHYTGSVKERGVLYMLTSLSQEQQKKGVIVATDCSFSMAVAHHAVELRIPVFVIMPASCAQPHLRMYRDYGAMVISYGSTARDSLKHARHLAKENGYLYLEEDDSAVYLAGLGTVGMEIYEQVPKLDAVIVPAGGQCSLLVGTAAAIKHLNSRITVIGVEPEGFPLLLQSLKTGSPVTRELYSTPNKKLYGDLFEHSMGTHTFQLAKTFVDKVISVREEDSLVAMLRFQEFEHSTVDTEGAMGLAAILAGQLPELKGKRVAVVVSSANMELDLIRQCVDRALVLDDRVNKFTVQLGDFPGDMAKLLDILAREDIKLLDVCHRRHNDRGDLFKALVECVVETRDKTQSTQLRRTLSERYPTLRWLDR
- the LOC115113338 gene encoding L-threonine ammonia-lyase-like isoform X2, translating into MNFAAQFIYANYIRDGSPNRVGFSDSDENDPFWQSEAQRLGSTKQGCSTSSKTTCNKDGPVCNGVAGVRPTLIHPERLKDFGIEEEECLNGEVKTKETKVVGAPEIQLMDPPKTNKKRGSESKAITQPKPEYLRFDDISAAAFKIQMRMQKTPCMYSRLSKQYGMEIFLKKEHLHYTGSVKERGVLYMLTSLSQEQQKKGVIVATDCSFSMAVAHHAVELRIPVFVIMPASCAQPHLRMYRDYGAMVISYGSTARDSLKHARHLAKENGYLYLEEDDSAVYLAGLGTVGMEIYEQVPKLDAVIVPAGGQCSLLVGTAAAIKHLNSRITVIGVEPEGFPLLLQSLKTGSPVTRELYSTPNKKLYGDLFEHSMGTHTFQLAKTFVDKVISVREEDSLVAMLRFQEFEHSTVDTEGAMGLAAILAGQLPELKGKRVAVVVSSANMELDLIRQCVDRALVLDDRVNKFTVQLGDFPGDMAKLLDILAREDIKLLDVCHRRHNDRGDLFKALVECVVETRDKTQSTQLRRTLSERYPTLRWLDR